The Hordeum vulgare subsp. vulgare chromosome 4H, MorexV3_pseudomolecules_assembly, whole genome shotgun sequence genomic interval CGCCATGGTCGCGCCGCGAGCCCCGCGCCTCGCCGTGCTGCGCCCCTCGAGCCGCCACCTGCAGCAGGcccaggcgccgccacctccctcttcCCCGTTGTGCCACGGCCTCCCGCGCGCCCCGGCGTGCCGCTCGCCAGGCCTCGCCGCTGTTCCCCTCAGCTGCGTCGCCTCCGCGCGTGGCCCCGCGCCGCCATgcttgcctggccgccggttgccCTGCTGCTCCACCTCGCCGTTCCTCCTCAGGAGCTGCCCGCCGCCGACAGCGCCCCCGCGCGCCAAGCTGCGCCTCGCCGGCCTCCCGGGCGCCGCCTCGCCGCCAGGCCCAGACCGCCTCCTCGCCGTTCTCCGGGCTTGCCTTGCTGCCGCCTTGCCGGCGTCAGCCCGTGCCCTGCCCGCCGTGGTCGCCAAGTCCTCCAGGCTCagcctcctgctcctcctgccgagctgttgctattgttgtgcgAAACTGTTGTGCCTGATTGCATTgcctgcttgctgctgcacctgttgttgctattgccTGTAGCTGCTGCGTTGCTTGCTGCTATGGCTGTGcccgcttgctttctgttgctGTCAGTAGTATGGCCATTGCATATTGCTGTTGATGAGCTTGCCTGCGCGAGATGTGCTGCCGCCTTGGCCTCTCCCATGCCTGCCGATGCGGTTGCTTGCCGTTGCCTGCCCTGCTTGCTGCTGCTTGTTGTTTGCCTGCTTGGTGAATGCTAGGATAGGTTGCTGCCTGCTTGCTGCTTGGTGCCTTGCTAGCTtgctcctgcttgtgttttgttgttgttgttgtggtaacTTAGTGTTGTTGCTTGCCTGATGTTAGTTGCCATGCGTAGTTTGCTGTTTGTTGCTAGGTTAGTTGCTTGCTGCCGTCACCGACGAGTGttgctgttgtgtcgcctgccgtcgccgcgtgcaccatccccgcctgtCGGGAGTCATCGACTAGttcgccgagtaccacgacgtcctcgacgacccccggaaacgagtttgacttcctcgacgtcgccgaagacacgtgatcgactaccgacgccgaagaccgtgaaccacgacgccgagcgaacgactaccatcgacgagaccgagtacctcgacttccatgacgaccacgacctccacgacgtccgcttcgaccgaacccctctgattcgcacgcgtcgaaggtataccgatgagacgagtcgtgtaacgaacgaatgtgatgtatgagttgtatcatGTGTTGCACTGTATGTTGCCCGTggcacgttgtgttcctcttatgttgtgccccgacacatgggaacccagtatcgggatcaccccattctttaattaccattactatcattgccatgctagttttaccgttgctaccgtttatgtctcgttgcctaccacatgttaaatatcagcctctcaacaatgccatgattaccttcaacatgttcgacctagcaaaccactgattggctatgttaccgcttgcttaaccctgttgttagcgttgctagttgcaggtgcagatgcttccatgtgaaaacatgggttctttgttatatcaccatattaaatgctatttaatttaatgcacctatatacttggtaaaaggtggaaggctcggcctttctagcctggtggtttgttccacctttgcccccttagtttcggctaccggtgttatgttccataatcgagcgctcctaacacgatcggggttgttatggggacccccttgataatttgttttagattaaagctggtctggcaaggcccaacattggtactacattttcccaacataataattttgttaatactgaaagcatagggcgtcatgaacccgaggagtaatttcacataatacaggggggcagtgctgttggtgctggtccaaaactagagccatttgcggggccaacccagggcaagtcGGGAGATttatatcaggccaccgtacgctgtgcttatccgtcgtgtcctgagaacgagatacgcgtctcctatcgggatcgtcgacacgccgggcggccttgctggattagttttacctttgacgagatatcttgtgcatcggaattccggtgatgctttgggtaatctcagagttgaggttttccactagggaatccgacgagatcgcgagcttcgtgatggaggatttctatgcggcttgtggtaatttgtgatggactagttggagcacccctgcagggttaaatctttcggaaagccgtgcccgcggttatgtggcaatgtggaaattttgtttaacactggttctagataacttgaagttaacttaattaaaatatgccaactgtgtgcgtaaccgtgactgtctctttcgtgagttctttctccgatcgaggacacggtggggttatgtctgacgtagataggtgttcgggatcattcatttgatcatcagtagttcacgaccGGTATGCGtagttcaccccccccccctcatttctggtactcgtaagtttagccaccaaatatgtgcttagccgctgctgcaacctcaccacttaaccatgcctcacccattaagctttgctagtcttgatacctttggaaatgagattgctgagtcccctgtggctcacagattactacaacgccagttgcaggtacacgtaaaggttacttgacacgagcgcgttgattcttcatttgaagttgcttcttcttcttcttcttcatcgatctaggatgggttccaggccggcagcctcgggcTCGCGGCGGGGTGGAGCGGGCACTCGGTCCAGATCGGGCCTGGGGCGGGCCAGATCTGGGTCCGGCGGGCCAGATCTGGGTCCGGCGGGCCATGGCTAGGAGGTGGGAGAATGGAGCTCCGGGCAATCGTCGGGGTctctaattaggttgtggagattgcaccGAGCAATTTGTACAGGTTCTAGTGACCGCCCTAAGAGTTACCAAAGTGTTCGTGTCCGGTGacggcccccaagggttgccatttgtacgggctcggtgaccaccctcaagggcccTTTAGTGGattcatgacatcttgcattgtgcgagggcgtgaggagatcacGGTGGCCCTAATGctttcttggggagcattatgccaccacaccgctccaaacggggaTTAGCATGCGCAAgattgtgaacttcgggatacatcatcgtctccacgtgccttggttatctcttataTGAgccctttactttgtgatagccatattgtttcatgttatatatcttgctattacTTAGTTCTTTATcttacttagcataagttgttgatgcacaaatgtgagcctagttgttttaggttttgtgcttcgcAAATTAAAAACTACTTTTATTCCGTATTTGTTCAAACAAAATCGTAATTATTTCAAAGCGTCTAtttaccccctctaggcgacacccGCATCCTTTCGCCTTCGCTTCACATGCCTACTTCTGCCCCGCGCATCCACACCTGCGACGAGGACAACAGGCATGGGGCGTGCGAGCTCCGTGCAGGCCCGTGACATCGGATGTGCCCGTCCGCCCGCGGCATGCAACTCCAGCTACAAGAACATCCAACACGCACGCCCGCCCGCGGTGGCTTCGGCTGCAGCGGCCAACACACAAGCAAGGCTGCGACGAGGACGCACGAGGTAACCTAGCGCGAAGACGAGGGCGACAGGCATGGGGCGTGCGAAGTCGTCGGCGGCCTCCCCTGATGCGTGGCTTCAGGTGGGACAACCTAGGATGGCTATGACGTGGAGTGTGGTGGCCGGGCGTGAACCCGGCAGCCTCATATTTGAGCCGGGTTTGAAGGGTGCCAGTGAGTCCGGTCGTATAGGGAGCAAATAAGGTGTGTGGTTGGGTCACTTTTTTTTACCAGACGGGCGCTCCGGGTGTTTAGCGATGAAATAGGGGGTCCATAGATAATCTAAGAAGAAAATATGGAATAAGATCAATAGAATTTTCAGAAATAAATTTCTTAATTTTTTGGTAATGTTAATAAtataaataatatgttttgtatgtAAAATAAAGGTCAGAGATACACCTATAGAAATGTATCACTGTCCAAAATGTCACGTATTATGCAATGAAGAGGGTAAATATGAGTAAAAGTAACTACATGGTAAAAAATAAATACTTAGCACATTTGATGCACTGAGGATGATGCCCTAGCAACTCTTGTAGATTAACAAAAGAACATATATAAAAGGGCAATGGTGCTGATATATATAAAATAGGACTGATTTACAAGATGCTCAGTTTGAAGGAGATCATCTCCAAGCAATTACATAGCTAGATGGACATGGGTGACGACAAACCCTTTCCAAAAGAACAGTAGTACAAGGTTTTAAGAAGTCAGCAGAAAGACAACCACCACCATACATGGAGTTCCGCATGCTATGATTTGCACCGTAGGTGAAGCACACATGCTAGCAAGCATCTAGCTAGATTAAGAAAAGAACTTATGCAGAAGGGCAATAACGAAGATATATATTGTATTGAACATGACCGATTTACGACATATGCTCGACATTATCTTCAAGCAATTGGAATACATACACAGCTAGATGGACAAGGACGACAAGCCCTTTCCAAATGAACAGTACACAAGGTTTCAAAAGGTCAGAAGAAAGACAATCACCAAAGTACGTGGAGCTCCGCATGCTATGATTTGCACAAGCACACATGCAAGCAAAAGCATCTAGATATAGCTAGCTACACAGCTACATGGCTTGTTCCAAACCGCAAGTTGTATTTTGAGCACGTTCTTCATCTATGGTGTTGGTGTCGCTGGTGGGATGACCTTGATCCGCTGCAGGTTCTTCTTCGTTCCTGGCATCGCTGGCGGGGTGACCTTGATCTGCCCGACGTTCTTCTTGGGTGTCGCCGGAGCGAATTTGATCCGCAGCACAGTCTTCTTCTTCAGTGTCCCCGTCTGAACGATCTTGATCCGCAGTACGTTCCTTCTTGACGGCAGCTCTggcacgtcgtcgtcggtgtgGAGCTTGGGCGCGAACCACGGGAGTTGGAGCGCAGCGGCCGCCGTGAGCCGCTTAGCTGGGTTGCACTCGAGAAGCCCTTTCAAGACTTGGAAGCCGTCCTGGGACAAGGTCTCCCGGGGGAAGAGGTTTCCCAGCGTGTTGTGCTGCTCCTGCTGCGCCTTGGCCGCGACGAACTCCGGCCAAGGTAACCCAAGAACGCGGAAGATAGCCGAGAGCTGGGCGATCCTGTCGTCCTTTTTGTCGGCCTTAAACAGCATCTCGCCGGTTAGCATCTCGGCCATGACGCATCCCAGCGACCACGTGTCGACGCGCTCGGCATAGTCCGGCTTGCCCAGGAGGATCTCGGGCGCCATGTAGGGCATGGTGCCAGCAAATTTGTACGGCAACTTGGCGGTCTCCAAGGACATGGCTAGCCCGAGGTCGCAGATCTTGAGGATCTTTCCTCCTTCGCCGACGAGGATGTTGTGCGGCTTGATGTCGCGGTGGATGATGTGATGCATGTGCATCTTGCTGGTGCCGGTCAGGAGCTGCCACATGAAGCCTTTCACGATGGCCTCCGGGAGCGGCGGCCTCTCGGACAGGAAGGCGCGGAGGTTCGGCCCGACGTAGTCCATGGCGAGGCAGAGGTTGCGGGTGATCGGGTCGCGGAAGAGTCCACGGGTGCCGACGACGTAAGGGTTCGGGGCGCAGGCCTCGAGGAAGCCGGCCTCCTCCTCGATCTCTCTGTTGGCGACGGCGGGATCGTCGGTGGAGCGGAGGACCTTGATGGCGACGGTCTTGCCGGTGACGCGGTGGCGCGCCTTGAGGACTGCGCCGAAGCTGCCCTCGCCGAGGCAGGGCGTGTCCTGGAACTCGAAGGCCGTCGTGGTGCCGATGCGGACGCGCCTCCTCTTGCAGAAGGTTGCTTCTGGTTCTTGATGCGTCACGTGGCCGGCGTCGAGGACGGCAGCTGGTCGCTTGCCGGCCACCATGGCGCTCGAGGACTGGTTGCCGGCCGGGGTGCGCGATGGATCGGAGGTGGAAGGAGACGAGATCGATCGAGGAAGGCGTGGAGGGAGCTAGGGTTGAGGCGTTGAGCTCTAGCTAGACAAACACATTTCTCTGCATGGATGCGTACGTATATATTGATGCGGGAGCTCGTTTTCGACTAGGCTATGGATCAACTTTTTTCCTTCTGCGGATCCGAAACCCACCCGGATTCCATCTACCAGCCATGCACGCATCTTCTTTAAGCAAAGCGCGACACATGGAGCAAGCTATGCTATCCCAATTGTGACTGTAATCGGACTAAATCGAGTCAATTGCATggcttagagcatcttcaacacacGCGCAAGCTAAAAAAAATTACAGCATCGAAATAACTTTTCGTGCGTGGCAGCGATGAAGAGGTTTTTCAGATGCACAAAAATAGGACGCCCAATCCAACGACGCCATCTACGGTCAGCGCGTACAATCCGGCGAGAATTTTCTAGGGCTGTTTTTCCAAGACTGTTTGTCTATTATCCAGAGAACCAATGCTTCGACGGTTAATCGCTCGCCAGTGGGCCTCGTTACTGCCGGTATCAAGGAGTTGGCGTCGGTCTTCTTGTATGCTcgttttagagcatctccaacacgcgTGCAACCGTGCAACGTGTTAAAATAAGTTTACAGTGTCAAAATATCAATTTTTTGCGAGTCGAAGAGCGCTGGCTCCAACGGCCGCTGAGAAAAATTGCGCGTGCGCCGCACCGGCACCGCTCCAGCAAAAGCGCTAAAATTTAGAATGTGTGATACAGATTCTACTCAAAAACAAGATGACATAGATAAatttaaataaataataataCAAAGGATAGCATTGCATAGATATAAAATACTCATGGGAGATAGATAAAACAtacataataaataaataaacgataAACTACTCCTTATCGTCTTCCTTCGACTCTCTCATATCCTGCTCGTCCGTTGTGATGAAGGCGTCAGGCCACCGTTCATCGTCGGGGTCCCAAGTCGACGCTCCCTTCATGGCACGGCGGGGGCGAGGCGAGTAGAGACGAGAAAGAGCGTCGGAGAGAGCGGCAGAGGCCGCATGACGAGGCACAGAGCGGTGGGAGGGCACGTGGGGGGGCGCTGGATTTATAAAGCGTGTCAGACGCCACACGCCAAAGCTAGCGCGCGTCGGGCCGCTTTTTCACCCCGTGTGTGATCTTTTCCCGCGCGTCAGAATCTCCCGCGTCCGCTTGAGCGCTCGAAACCGCTCCGCACGCTAAAACCCATGTTTCCTCGCACACGCGTTTTTACCGtcattgttggagatgctcttagtcatGTAAATCGTTTGTCGATGTTGCTGCACGTATTCTAGCTAGATCTTGTGAGTTCTCTAGTGACTTTATTCTTCATATAACCCTGGATTGTATCCGGTGGACACTCTCTCTTGGTTATCCTTGATCAATAAAGCACGATATTCATCAAAGAAAATATGCAGTCCGAAAGTCGGTGTGTTCAAAATTTGCAGCGCAGGCGCTCACGATTTTTATGCGTGCTATATTTTACAACGTCTGCTAAAACGCTTTTTTTGTCTGTGACGCAAAAAAAAAGTCGGTTTTTAGCCAGCAGGGTCTTCTTTTGAAGCCTGATGGAGATGACCTTACATGTTGTGCTAGCTTGCACTACAAGTCAAAGGATGTCGCTGCCAGTTGGCTGTTGGGTGCATGTCTGGGTATGTCTACATGTGTGCATGTCCATGTAAGCATGCTCCtcatatttttattattattttttgcttTCAGTCTGTGGATATGACACTAGTTACCACATCTTCTTTCTCACACCACCTTGTCGTCGTCTCCGCCCTTGGCATTCCTTTTATGCAAAGCACACCAAAACTGATTCCCACCTCATTTGCAGCATCCTTAAAAGGTTCATTTTGAGGGGTAGGAGCCTCCCAATATAGGATATTATACATGGTGCTTGCACTACTACATGAAATCTTAACACGTGCAAAAGCTCGATCAACGACGAATGGGGGACGTCTGACGATAGTAACTTGTCACTGGTACTTAGTTACCAGTGACAGACAAGCTATTCACCACTAATAACGCAATACATGTGACGGTGATCGGACTAAAGGCAGTCATGATTGATTCTCCATAAAGGCCAGGCCTATTGGCCTTACCTATGACACTGGTGTTTTTTTGGGTTTGAAAATGTAAAATATTGCATAAGTAAACTTAAGATCATATCACTGGCACCACTGGAAGGTTTCCTCTCTGGTTTGTGATGGTCATGGATGTGTGAAGGATGAGAGCCTCCCCCAAGGTTGGATTTAACTCTCATGGAGTAATTTCTGGATGGTTCCTTGGCCTTTTAGTAGAGCAATTTCTAAAAGGCCAAGGAAATATAACAAGGAGGATGTCTCTCTTCCCTCTCTTCTGCTGGCACCAGAGCACTGTCAGAGGAaccatcatcgccatcatcgtcTTCATTTACTCAACCACCATATTTCGCAAAATCCCTCATTTATAAAGTGGTCCACTCACCCACAAATCTCTCGAGCCCCCTACTTAAATATGGTGTTTTATGTGATCATTTTTTATCCAAAGATTTTTTGCACTACCATTATGTCTGAGTTTTGTCTTTTGCCTCATGGCATTGGTGATCGATTCTCTCGAGCCCTCTACTTAAACGTGGTGTtttattgatgatttttttatcCAAAGATTTGTTTCACTATCATTATGTCTGCGTTTTGTCTTTTGCCTGGTGGCATTGGTGACCTATTATTGGATATGACTTGTATATAAGTGTTATCCTCTTGTGCTAATGTATAAGTGTGCCTGTATGTTGGATCACACTTGAGGGTTAGTAATGTGTTGCGATGAATATATACATAGGGtggccaaagtgatagatattatTGTACTTGAGTATAGGAGtcaaagcatatgggataaaAAGGACGAGTGCGAAGTTTGTGTGACCGCGCACCTCGGTGCTCTGAATCCGTGACGTCCAGCAGCACATTGGGATGGTAAGCTGTCTGCTGGCTGTCCCCTGCTAGCTTGTGTTAGGTTGAGGATCTAGGCATCATAGACGTATTGGTTTCGCACACATGTTTCGTAATACATGTGTCTACTGTTCTATTATGACCTCGGTTGAGAGACTGAACGATTAAATATCTAGTTGGAGAAAGGGTGACTGATGAGATAGAAAAGACAAGTCGTGATGGGTGGCCCCGGTGAACGATTAATGAATTTGTGGGCCTCGGCACCACCGCTTGCATGCATACGCAGCCTACAGTCATGCAACGTGGCCGCATTTTTTAATGGGCTAAACCTAATTAGCTTTTAGTGATGCATTAAGGTTTATGTGAGGGTGTGCATGTTTAATTGTTTTCACCCTATTTTAAGTTTAATGTCATCTACGATATCAGATGAATACGtctcacaaaatattttcatatTTAATACATATGCGTCGATACCTCATTAAAAGCTTCATTTATTTATTTCAATACGCCACGTGTATATTTTGTTAGCGCAATATATTTTTTATGCGTTGCATCGATATTTCTCACCAAGGATGGAACAAGGGCTTCATTTACCATACGGTCGATATTTCGAAACTACTATGATTTTATGTAGATATTCGACACCCGCCGTAG includes:
- the LOC123446837 gene encoding putative cyclin-dependent kinase F-2, whose product is MVAGKRPAAVLDAGHVTHQEPEATFCKRRRVRIGTTTAFEFQDTPCLGEGSFGAVLKARHRVTGKTVAIKVLRSTDDPAVANREIEEEAGFLEACAPNPYVVGTRGLFRDPITRNLCLAMDYVGPNLRAFLSERPPLPEAIVKGFMWQLLTGTSKMHMHHIIHRDIKPHNILVGEGGKILKICDLGLAMSLETAKLPYKFAGTMPYMAPEILLGKPDYAERVDTWSLGCVMAEMLTGEMLFKADKKDDRIAQLSAIFRVLGLPWPEFVAAKAQQEQHNTLGNLFPRETLSQDGFQVLKGLLECNPAKRLTAAAALQLPWFAPKLHTDDDVPELPSRRNVLRIKIVQTGTLKKKTVLRIKFAPATPKKNVGQIKVTPPAMPGTKKNLQRIKVIPPATPTP